The following are encoded together in the Salvia hispanica cultivar TCC Black 2014 chromosome 6, UniMelb_Shisp_WGS_1.0, whole genome shotgun sequence genome:
- the LOC125193376 gene encoding tyrosine N-monooxygenase-like translates to METISNFGITTFLATCLLSLIFFKLISIKKRSPAAPPLPPGPRAFPLVGSLPQMLTNKPVSRWIHNLMQQLNTEIACIKLGGVHVISVTSPELSREFLKKHDAVFASRPNALAARLVSDGYLTLALSPSGDQWKKMRRVMASEVLTSGVFRRLHAKRCEEADHLVKYVFNQWKNPGINGVVNLRDATQHYCGNVTRKMVFGERFFGPGMEDGGPGIEEREHVDGLFTILSCLYAFGVADFVPWLEVLDLDGHKRIVRNAIENVRKYQDPAIDKRMEMWNLGLKSEGDDILDILINLKNSENEPLLSIREIKALIVEIMIEAVDNPSNAAEWAMAEMINQPDLLAKACEELDRVVGKNRLVQESDMPKLNYIKACLKESFRLHPLAPFNVPHISSKDTIVGGYSIPKKSYVVLSRRGLGRNPRIWDEPLKFKPERHIVDGGSEVVLSDHDLRILSFSTGRRGCPGIVLGSTMSTILLAKLIQGFSWRPPIGTNNINLAESSGDDGALAKPLIAHATPRLDLQIYSQLMEY, encoded by the exons atggaaacaatatCTAATTTCGGCATCACAACGTTCCTAGCAACATGCTTACTTTCACTAATCTTCTTCAAACTCATATCCATTAAGAAAAGATCGCCAGCGGCGCCGCCACTTCCACCAGGTCCGAGGGCCTTCCCTTTAGTTGGCAGCCTTCCGCAAATGCTGACAAACAAGCCTGTTTCCCGATGGATACACAATCTCATGCAACAACTCAACACAGAGATCGCCTGCATCAAACTCGGCGGCGTCCACGTCATCTCCGTCACTTCTCCAGAACTCTCTAGAGAGTTCTTGAAGAAGCACGACGCCGTCTTCGCCTCCAGGCCAAACGCCCTTGCTGCCCGCCTTGTCAGCGATGGGTACCTGACGTTGGCCCTTTCGCCATCCGGTGATCAGTGGAAGAAAATGAGGAGAGTTATGGCATCAGAGGTGCTCACCTCGGGTGTGTTCAGGCGGCTCCACGCAAAGAGATGTGAGGAGGCCGACCATCTCGTAAAATATGTCTTCAACCAGTGGAAGAATCCAGGCATCAATGGGGTGGTGAACTTGAGAGATGCAACCCAACATTATTGTGGCAATGTGACTAGGAAAATGGTGTTTGGTGAGAGGTTTTTCGGGCCGGGAATGGAGGATGGGGGCCCGggaattgaagagagagaacaTGTGGATGGATTGTTCACAATTCTTTCTTGTCTCTATGCGTTCGGTGTTGCTGATTTTGTACCGTGGTTGGAGGTTCTCGATTTGGATGGACACAAAAGGATTGTAAGGAACGCCATTGAGAATGTCAGAAAGTACCAAGATCCGGCGATCGATAAAAGAATGGAAATGTGGAATCTAGGGCTGAAGAGTGAAGGAGATGATATTCTTGATATTCTTATTAACCTCAAGAACTCAGAAAACGAACCCCTCTTGTCAATTCGAGAGATAAAAGCTCTAATTGTG GAAATAATGATTGAGGCAGTTGACAATCCATCTAATGCAGCTGAGTGGGCTATGGCAGAGATGATCAATCAACCAGACCTTCTTGCTAAGGCATGTGAAGAGTTAGACCGTGTTGTAGGCAAGAATAGGTTAGTCCAGGAATCGGATATGCCTAAACTAAATTATATCAAAGCTTGTTTGAAAGAGTCGTTCAGGTTACATCCATTAGCACCGTTTAATGTCCCTCACATTTCGAGCAAAGATACTATTGTGGGTGGCTACTCGATCCCAAAGAAGAGCTATGTGGTCCTTAGTCGACGTGGCTTGGGACGGAACCCTAGGATTTGGGATGAGCCTCTCAAATTCAAGCCTGAGCGGCACATTGTTGACGGAGGATCTGAAGTTGTGCTTTCTGATCATGACTTGCGAATCTTATCATTTAGTACTGGAAGGCGCGGATGCCCTGGAATTGTTCTTGGTTCTACCATGAGCACCATACTTCTCGCCAAACTTATTCAGGGTTTTAGCTGGAGGCCACCTATCGGTACAAACAACATTAACTTGGCCGAGTCATCAGGAGACGATGGCGCATTGGCTAAGCCTCTAATTGCTCACGCAACACCTCGGTTGGACCTGCAAATATATTCGCAACTAATGGAATACTAA